The Oryctolagus cuniculus chromosome 5, mOryCun1.1, whole genome shotgun sequence genome includes a region encoding these proteins:
- the CRISP1 gene encoding cysteine-rich secretory protein 1, with amino-acid sequence MAMKYFLFLAAAAGFLPVLTLRYKAARARFKSLLTESPIIQEQIVNLHNKIRREVVPSASNMVKMSWSEEAAENARTVSKYCDTVESDVVDRRLANTFCGENIHLAPFPYSWSNVIEIWYNESKNFKYGEYISQDEVVTRHYTQLVWATSYLIGCGVAVCRQQRIFHYLYICHYCHEGNNPETIYLPYKEGPPCGDCPNHCDDKLCTNPCLFFDERTNCEIQVKHLGCSHPSVQLFCKASCNCDTEIK; translated from the exons ATGGCAATGAAATATTTCCTGTttttggctgctgctgctgggttcctgcctgttttgactttaaga TACAAAGCAGCTAGAGCCCGATTTAAAAGCCTTTTGACTGAATCACCAATTATCCAAGAACAAATCGTGAATCTGCACAACAAGATAAGGAGAGAAGTAGTTCCTTCAGCCAGCAACATGGTGAAGATG AGTTGGAGTGAAGAAGCTGCAGAAAATGCCAGAACTGTGTCAAAGTATTGTGATACTGTAGAAAGTGATGTGGTTGACAGGAGACTTGCAA ATACCTTTTGTGGAGAAAATATTCATCTGGCACCTTTTCCTTACTCATGGTCCAACGTAATTGAAATCTGGTACAATGAgtctaaaaatttcaaatatggaGAATATATATCACAAGATGAAGTAGTAACTCGGCATTACACTCAG CTTGTTTGGGCCACTTCTTACCTCATTGGCTGTGGTGTTGCAGTGTGCCGACAACAAAGGATATTTCACTATCTCTACATCTGTCACTATTGTCATGA GGGAAACAATCCTGAGACAATTTATTTGCCTTATAAGGAGGGCCCCCCTTGTGGAGACTGTCCAAATCACTGTGATGATAAACTTTGTA CTAACCCATGCCTCTTCTTTGATGAACGCACCAACTGTGAGATACAAGTAAAGCATCTTGGATGCAGCCACCCATCAGTTCAATTATTCTGCAAAGCTTCTTGTAACTGTGACACTGAGATAaaatag